The region TTCTGTCCTAGCCCTGGGTGCTTTAGAATTGTACTTAGCCTGAAAagtgaccccccacccccacattgcAAAATATTTGGCTGGCTTCTGTTTCAAGTGTGCAATAAACTCACTGTGCCCTGAACTCAGCACAAAAATGGTAGCAGGATTTCAGTAGGGACAGGAGCCAGAATATAGCAATGACTCCAATAGGTAGGGATTGttagactctagagcaggggtctctaaacttttcggccaaagggccgcatcaaatatctggcacggtattgagggccagaaaaaaaatgaaatataaaatttaaatacattagagatggaacttagatgaatgaatgaatgggctcaaatgtccaggatttctccaagcaccaacatagccaaggaaataaagcacacacaagcacaactctggttctatttggtcaactgggccagaggctctcaggggatcagaggctggccgtgggccaaatagaggctgtccgcaggctacatctggcccctgggccggggtttgcagacccctgctctagagcatacCCTAGTGATCTCTTAGTGATATCTGAGAAAATGAACCAGTAAAAAGACAGAGCCCCCGAATGGACTTGTACAGAGAACTTGGGTGAAAGGCTCTTTGCCCCTTACACACTGGGATCAGGGTTGCCAACACTGACTGAAGTTGGAGATTTTTTGATTTCATGTTGGACATTCTTGGAAACCTGACTATGGAATTCAGGATCTACACAGATACTGGAAGCTTAACTGCAGATCAGGCTCCTATTAAAAGCAAGTGTAGGCTATGTTGGGATTCCTTCTTTTCTGTTTAGTGGGCAACCTTTGTCATGTGAAGCACAACAACCATACTTCCATGTGCATCTCACTCTGTAGGTTCAAAGCCCCCTCTGTGGAAAGTATGTAAGACTGCTAGCTTTTGTGTAATTGATCCCAGTAGGTGCTCCATTAATGGCAGCTGTATCTGCAGACATTAGCAGGTGACAAAAATGCTTGTCTGTGTACtctgaaaagcttcacctgctgataaCTGCATACTgagcagctgttaaaggcacaagagagGGCTAGGCTGAGCATTTTGTtacctggtcagttggcaaccctaagagAAGTTGATCATGCCCAGGGTTCTTACCCCTGATGCAGCATGGAAAATTCTACACATCCCTTACCTGGTGGCCAcacattctccccctccctggcttCAAAAAGGAAGCGTGTGAATGTCTGGTTCATCTTATACTGCAATGGGCTAAAGCTGAACCAGCAAACACAGTCCCAACATCGTAACTGAAATGTATCAAACTGTTTATTGATTTATGGAAGAGATAATGAAGCACGTGCAGTCTTGGAGCAAATGCAGACCCCAAAGAGAAGGGGGATTGACCAAGCAAGAAACCAATGTGGAATCATATAACACTGGTTGCAAACCACACTCTCAAAACTCCTCTTGCCTGATGTTGAAAGCCAAAAGCCTGCTGGAttcatttcaggctgcaatctcaaGAACATCCCCCAgaaaacaagccccactgaatacaatgagacttgaCCCTTTGCAATCTAATAAATTACTGCACTACAAGTTCCCTAATTTGGCCCATTAAGCCACTCGCACCAAATTAGAGAAAAAGACTGCAATGAAGTTTCCAGCTATCAGACTGGATAGAATGGGTCAGAACCCATGGTGGAGATGGAGAAACATGGTGGAGATGGAGATGGTGGAGATGGAGAAACATCCTTCAGAAAATAATTATCACTCCACAAAAATAATCCCAAAATGAAAATTGTCACCTTTTCTTTTGAGAAATTTAGACAGTGCCCTTTCTCCCCCATACTTATAATCCTATGGATTTCATATTGTGCTTGTGCTGACCAGTTACAGCTCCTGGCTCATGCTGGACACAATCTGCCCTTCAGGAAGTTCTCTTTGTCCTCAGGATCATTTAAAAAGTATCAGCTATGTCCGTTTTCTCCAGATACCTAATCTGAGAGGCTGGACATCTGCATCCTCCCCTGATATCAGAGGACTGTTCTCTTAGTGGCCCTATTGTTCAAGAAAGACCGGTTTTCTGTCCTTTCCCCCACAATCAACTTAGACAGCCTCATTTGTGCAACTTCAGTTGGAGAAAGTCTGGGGGAAAAGTGTTAGCCAAGAAAAGATCTAAGCTCTCTAGCAGGTTGACACTTCTCCATGGGGAAACCAGCTCACCTGTAAGGcgtttgggctacaatcctatccatacgtacctgggaggaagtcccattagggcacaatcctaaccaactttccagcaccgaggtaagggcaatgcagctccaaaataagacaacaaacattcccttactttgaggagggctccgtgagtgccacccaactgcaggatgcagcacatgtcccactggcataaCTATGTCAGTGccggagagttggttaggatttgggctttaatcTCTGTATGGCTTAATTTGGGCTACAAGTTGAAAAGCATAGGCTTAATTTGCACATCCAGGATCTTTACAGGACCAAACTAAAAGCACattctagacatgtctactcaaaagtaagtcacattgtgttcaataggacttattcccaggaacgaGCTTATAGGAGTCTAGCCAAAAGGAAGGGAATGGAGAAAAGAAGAGCAATGGGCTAGAGTGTCCCTTGACACATCTTCTATCTACACCTTCTCTTCTACTCTGGCTCCTTCATCCTTTATGGAACTGGGGAGTGTCACTTTTCCACCTCTCTCAGTTGCTAACTCGGAGGCAAAGCACTGTTGAAAAAATGTTGCTTGCAGCCACAGAGCTTTGTTCACAGACCATTGTAGGGTTTGAGGGTCCAAGCATTGGCACCTAGCTGGCATTTTGTACCAAGAGCACTAGGTGATGCCAGGACACCATTATTAATCTATGGCACAGCGAAGAATCCCTGCAGTGTAAATGGCAGCAGTGCTGTGCAGGCCTGCAAATGGGGTCTAAGACTTCAGgctgctttgtttaaaaaaaaacaaaacccaacacaGGTGACATCTTCTGCTTTTTCACCCCAGCTGGAGGCTGATGTACACTCAGATCTGATTTCCCTTGGCTCAGCACTGCAGCTCTCCATCCCATAGATCAGCCCTTGGTGCAGACAGGAGCGGGCAAGGTGACCCAGGCTTGAATTTCATTGGTTCTCCCACTCAGAGAACAGACAGAGATGTTTCCAGGAATCCTGCCCTGCCCTTTCCGACCCCAAGTTGGATGGCCCAGCTCTTCTCTGCGATTTGCTCCCAACCCTCAGTTCCCTGTTTCATTCAGTTTTGGGTCTccatctccttcctttttaaattcaTAACAATACTAATTCTTTCAACAGTTCTATAAAGGTAAGTGAGTATTGGCGGTGGGTGTGCTGAGGAGCTTTGGCAAGGTCATGgtagagatgagatttgaacctcTGACTTCCTGACTCATAGCAATCTCCTAACTGCTATGCTACAGCAACCCTTGGGCAAGGAGGATAGCTTTCACGTTGAGCtgctcctgccaaaattccctcttgtatacaacggttaaaggtacaggtactctgtcctccactgtatcctggtcaccctgcccagggACTGTCATACACCTGGAAGTTTATGTCTGTGGTTTTCAAATCCAGCTGGGCACTCGGCCCTGGGAAAGGAGAGGAGTCCAGCATTCAGAGCCATACGAATAGCCCTACTGGATCAAggcaagggtccatctagtcctgcttcccatctcagtacccccccccccagatgcctcagggagcactcaaaacaCTTGCATCCTGTGGTCAGGATCTGGATTCAAGGAAGGGAGTTACAGGGTATTGTGAATCACAACAACAAGAGAACCAGGATTTCTGTGTTTAACTGACCCGTAAAGAAACCAAACCAAACGTATAAATCACTTTGCTTTTGCTtggcgaacataagaacagccccactggatcaggccataggcccatctagtccagcttcctgtatctcacagcggcccaccaaatgccccagggagcacacctgataacaagagacctcatcctggtgccctcccttggacaCCAAAGCTTCATCTACTAAATTCCTGCTTGTTGGGCAGCCAGTAAAAACATGAGCATGGCTGGTtaaaaaaggtggcaaccctcAGCCATCCCTGTTTGGGCCTGCTAAGCCATGGGATACTTTCCCTGCCAAAGATCCCAAGAGTCCGGTTGCAAACATCTGGTCCCCACAAGCAAACTCCCCGATAAAGGGCACTGGATCCAGCTCCTACAGCTCCTCTCTTAAAAACTAAGCTGCCAATTTGCTTTCCGGCAGGATTCTTGTGCCTTTAGGAGCAGTGTGTCAAAACATTCCCAGACTGGAAAAACTTCACCTGGTGAACTGCAGACTTGCAGCTGTTGAGAAAACAGCCAGCCACAAGCCAAGTCCTTGCAGAGCCCTGCAAAACTCTGTCtttgctgccacctgctggcTCACTTCCGCTATAACCGCACGCGAGGAGCTCTACACAAAGTCTGGTGCTTAACTGAGTGCAACAGTTTCATTTCTTCCAGGCTGTGTGGTTGACGCGTGTCCTCTCTGCCATGGTGGCCACCCGCTGGGGAATCTGCTCTGCAGGGAAGATCGCCCATGATTTCCTAGTAGCCTTGAGGACACTCCCACCTGAGGATCACAAGGTActgcctccatttttttttaaaactactgtACTGTCAAATTTTGGATTGTATGCTCCTGGGGACAGTGCCCTGTCTCTCCTTGCTGATATTGTAAAATACCCATTGGTACAGTATAAATAAAAACCAGAGGTGTAGCAACTTTGGAGGCAAATTCCAAGTGATTGAACCCCTTCCAGTCACTGTCCCCCTCTTTTGGTTCCCTGACCCAGAATCTTTCCACCTCCCAAAGGGTTGCCAACTTCTTTTGTGGCAGAGgtgggctcctgtgcctttaacatcaGCAGGACAGGCAGGAATGTAAGAGTCAAAACTTTTCCCATCAGTAATTTCTATGCCAGGGAAACCTGAGGCTGTTGAATGCATCTGCTGAGCAACTTTTAAATCACAGGCGCCTTATCAGAATAAGTGGCAACTCTAGTTTCCCTGTAGGGGCCAAACACTttataaaacagtgtttcccaaactgtggatcaggacgcACCAGTGAGTTGTGAGCCAACTTCTGGTGGGTAGTGAAAAAGTCTGAATACTGTATATTgttttccccccaccaccaccatttgccAACCCCTTGTTGCCAAGCTCTTGTTAGCCTAGCTCAGACAAAGCCAAGCTcagtctgtcatttgcagttagttAATGAGTGCTTATTGAGTGAGAACAAAAGTGCTTATTACTGGTCCTGACCAGGtaaatgatgttactttctgcttaatgaccaCTTCCAGTCCTATGGGGCTCAAAagactatcattttaaaaagtgggtcttggcactaaaaagtttgagaatcgctaTTCTAGAGGAACTCTGGATCCCAAGTATGTATATTAAAATGGGTTAGGACAGTGTGCCCAGGCTCTAGCACTTTTGGAAAATagtgcagaagagagaattttagcagATCCAGCTTCACCCACCTTCTATTCCAGCAGGACAGTAGAAGAGGAtccaggcttcaatcctatgcacactttcctgagagtgagccccattgaagaaaatgcTACTTCTTAGAAGGCAAGCCTCGGATTGTTTTTGCGGCTTGCAAAAAGTTGCTTCTTACAGTGGTTTTTAAATGCCTGAGCATGATCTTGGGAGGATGTGGCAGCTTGAAATTAGTGGATTTGTCAGTACTTCTGGAAGTGAGGCCAAGTGTGTAGGCGCAAAGGAAGACAAAATTCAGGACTTCTCTGGAATCATATTGCAATTACGACTGTGACAAGATCCAGTTGAAACACTTCCATTTTATGGGACTGATCTGTCTCAAGCCTGGCCTGTAGCTGCAAAAGATAGGTGGGATGGAGGAGACAGAATGGACTGTACTATTCGTCCATGCTACAATGAAACAAAATGACAACCCCTCTctgcaaatagaaaactagcacatcagggagaataTCTTAGCATATATTTCTTATCGGGATGCTGACAAAATAAGACATACAAATGTAATTCCTTTTTTTACACTGTGGGACATCCCAGATTGGTActatcccccccaaaaaagtctgCAGTGGTACTATCCAAAACTCCTTCACTTCCTCAATTGACCATCTTTTTTTTGTTGCAGCTGTAATAGACCAGAGGTTCTTCACCTTTTATAGCTCATGTACCCCCAGAAGAATTTTGGACTGCATACATCCAACCCCAAAAGATTTATTtttgtgcatttattttatttcagttatTATGTGCTGCGAACTTCAGAAAACATTAAATTTCAACTGCAGAAAAAATGCATGTctaggcaattttttttcttaattctagAAGCACCTCGTGTAACCCCTGGGCCTCTTGATGTCCCCCTAGGCCCCACAAGTTAAGAACCCTACTATAGAGGCTGGCAGATCATTTGCTtgtttcttctcctcccccttccccaggtgATGGCCATTGCTTCTCAGGACCTCAGCCGGGCTCAGGAATACGCCAAGACCCATGGCATCCCCAAGGCCTACGGCTCGTACGCAGAACTGGCTGAAGATCCAGATGTTGGTAAGCACTCTTTCTTCAAAATACCTGGTGCAACAGGTAGTGGTGTTCCGTGTCAGCCTTCTGAAGGAGCTGAGCACTGCCCTCTTTTAGAGGGGTGAGGAGAAGGAAAGTCtttgtgcaggaggccagtgtatcacccccatgatggacctcctcccatggagTAGGCGGGGCAATAGcccgggtggtgggcgtggtgatttatcattgccccatccctgctggttttttggctataatttttgatagaatatatatatatatatatatatcaatgtGGTTCAATatgcatgctgcatgaaattacacacatacatatgtataactatcatatataacatgatagtattatttgaaaataccaagattttaaaaattttggccagtattggtgtcaaaccccccccccccatttctgtcacctggtgcgacctgCACCCCTCCAGCGATACCACTGGTGCTAAATGCTGTTCCTCTATACCTGGTGGTAAACCAGCCTCCACTTCTCCCACGCCCTGGTttgggaaaggaaaaggagaatggagtggaagaggaaatgagaaGGAGAGGAACGGGCTAAAGAGGATCAAGACCACTTGCCTccccctcttctgctctgtccctttctttcttttccaaaccaggaagaggagcagtgtgGGTGAGCAAGCAGATAGAGGCAGGTGTCCTGCCAATCTGCTCCCTGATGCAATATTCTCAGCTGGCCTCATCAATGGGCCAGctctggggtgtatgtgtgtaacACGAGTTATATCTAAATAACTGCGGGACAAGTTCTGTGCACCTCAGGGAGATTTGGATGtgtgtttcttgaacagcagtCCCTACGTGCCAAGCCCCTTCAGAAACCAAGGAGAAGCTCTTTGGCGTAGAGCACACGGGATCTGCCACTTGGGTGTGCCTAAGTAGCGTTTTGGGTCCAAGCCATCATGTTTAAAAGGAACAAAGGATCTATTGATCTGCAGTGGCACAAATCCTGAGTGTGAGTTTTGGCCTCCTTGAAAGAGGCTCTCTTCTCCAAAAGAAACACTCTGTTATTGACGTGCTtaggagtttttgttttttgctatttttaagaAGACAATGTGTGCTGGCAAGCAACTGGCTTGGTTATATGACGCAGCTGCTCAACTAACTCCCTTCCCAACCTTGTGTTGAGGTTATCCTGGGTCATACCAGAGTCTGCCAGCAGCCCAGGATAGGGGAAGGTATCGATTTCTTGGCATGAGTACAGCAAAGTGCATTGTGGAGGTGATGCAAGCAATGGGCTTGCAGAGAAGTAAGAACTTCTTTTCTTAGCAGGCTGCCTGACAACAGTGTTTTGTGCAAAATAAAAGCAGTCTCTCTCCTTGCTGTATGATCTTGTTGACCTGCAAAATGGATATTTGGATTGGATGGCTAAAAGCAAAAAGTATTATGGAAACAATGAaagtagattccccccccccaagtcaaagCATTTTTATCTCGGATCCTCCATTGATGAGATGCATTTCTTGCACCTGCTTGGTGTGCTCGTTTTGGAAACGCATATGTGTCTCTCATACTACCCACACAACATTTGCTGTGCATCTGAGCCTCTTCTCTGGGTGTGCTTTTTATGCTGTCCAGTTCTACCCCGCTCTGTGGTCAAAAAGATGCTTTGCAGAGAGAGCCTGCCTTACTTTGGcacatgctgctgttgctgggctGTCTGCTGACCAGAGTTCCATGCACGGATCCAGGGCcatcccaagacctcctggcacctgaggtggcatgtgaAATGCTGTtccccttacttggtgatgtgccagcttctgcttctccatcACTCTAGTGCCCATTGCTTTCTTCTTCTCCACATTTCTGCTCTGTCccactcttctttttccaatctaggTAGTGTGAGAAGAAGGAGGAGaatcagtggaagcaagtaggtgaGCAAACCGCTGCCTATGGCAGCCACCTTAGTtgacctaatggatgggctggcttTGCAAGGATCCTTCAAGCCTTTGATGATGGTGCTGATTTGACCTTGGTCATGCTTCATTGAAATGCATATGCATGTGGTTTGGACTGAAATCAAACTGAGTGGAATCCAAACCTCTCAAGTTTTTTCCCTCCTTTCCTATTCATGTCTCACAGgagtgtttctctctctcacacacacagatgtgGTACACATAGGTACGATACATCCTTATCACCTCTCGTCCACTCTCCTCTTCATCCAGGCTGGCAAGAATGTGCTTTGTGAAAAGCCAATGGGCATGAATGCTGCTGAGGTTGCGACGATGGTGGAGGCAGCACGGGAAAAGAAGGTCTTCTTCATGGAGGTCAGTGGCAAGTGTGGTGCCCCCTGTTGGGTGTTTCTCTTTGTTTGAATAAGCACCCCCTTTTTACAACTCTTAATTTTTCGGGGCTCAGCTTCAAACACCCAccagaagagcctcactggatcaggccacttGGCCCAACATCTTGTTTCCCATCTGGGACCCCCTTTTAACTGCAACAATGAGATCACGTCTGCCATGAAAAACTTTGCTGGCTGATTTCTGCAAGAGGGGCAGAAGTTGCTCAAGCTGTATTTGTTCTGGGCAGTTGGCCGCTCTGCTACGCCACTGCGATTTGAACTGCATTTCATGGCTTGCTTTTACAGCAGCTAATAAGGAAATATAATTCTGCCTGCCagctggcttcctagaaaggcATACAGTCCCACAGTCCTTGCTTATCAGGGCTGGGCCTGGTTTTTCGCTGGCCTGTCCCTGTCTTTCCAGCATATATATGTATTTGTTCAGTGAAATGCCTTCTTAGCTTTCATAATAGTGTGCCTCTTGAGGGCCTCTTGCGGGGTGGAAAGGTAACATGCAAGTGCTTGTCATGGGCAAACTACACCATGGGCAAGCCAACATATCCTATGCCAACATTAGCTGAGCTAGAGAAGCTCAGGCAATGTTTGCAGCTAGCAATCCAGGCCAGGAACAAAGAGAAAAAGGAGATTTGCATGTGTCTCCTTTACAGTCCAAACCAGCCTGTGAGTGTCCAAGATAAAGCACAATCTCTCTTTGAAGTGACTGGGGTTAGAAGAACACAGTTTTGCTGGAGAGGTATCCACACTAGTTGGAAAGATCTGTAAAAGATGGGCTCATCGAGTACCTTTTGCTTGGTGTTTTGTACTGGCCCCTGCATTTACTGGAGAGTCAGTAGGTGTGCTTCCCATGAACCATCACGGCAGACCTAGCAGAAGCACATGAGCATCTCTGTGCTTGAACTTATGATGCTGTCAACCCTCAGATTTCCTAAGATTACCTGAAAGGGAAGCCCCTAGCCATCTCTTTACCTAGACCATTggtggccaaactttcaactttaggactcacaacctttaacaattgtgtagaagagggaattccagcaggtgcagcttgtcttctGTAAGATCTGTTTTGCATCTAGCACTGTCTAGCCTAATTTTGTCTGCACAACAACTTGGCCGCTTCACTTTAAGACTACTACAAATGGCAGACTGTTCTTTTTCACTTGTGAAGAGGAGTTCTgaagaactcaaaagcttgcaaATTAGTTTTCAGTGTTTTCATTGGCCCTAATAAAGGCGTTATGCTACTGTTACTTTggggtggttttttgtttttttttttacttttctgaTCGATCCATACAGCTTCCTGAAATTTTTCTGTGTACCAGGGTTTATGGACTCGCTTCTTCCCTGCATCAGAGAAGATTCATTCCTTGCTCAGTCAAGGTTCTATCGGAGATGTGATAGTGCTTCAAGCTGAATTTGGGAGCCCACAACTCTCAGTCCCCAGATGTGTGGAGAAGGAGTTGGGGGGAGGCGGCCTGTTGGATATCGGCTGCTACTGTGTCCAGTTTGCCTGCATGGTCTTCAATGGAGAGAAGCCAGAATCCATCCTTGCTTCTGGGTTCTTGCACGATACAGGTTAGCAATTGGCTGATTACATCTTTTGTCAGTTGTGTGCTTCCTTATGCTGCCTTCAACAGCAAAGCACTGCTATTTTATAGGAGTGTGGTAGAGAGCACCATCTGATCTGGATCATAACCATGATGGAACCCAAGAGTTAAAGCTCTACTTCCTGATCCCAATGCAGACTGCTTCTTTCCCTGGCAACTGCTATttaagagaaggggggaaaaaccattTTTTATGTTCTTGTAAAAACCcatgttttatgttcttataaaaaatGTGGTCATCCCATTTATGTCATAGTCATGCAGGgctagctttaagccaattgggtaCTGTGCCAAAGGGGAACCCCACGCTAGGGTAAAAATAAGAAAAAGTaattatttttactaaatcatttagCAATCACTAAAACTAGTGGTTTTGTCACTATTTATTGTCACAAATAGTGACTATTTGTCACtattttcaaaggtaatctacacattttgtttacgtgtatgcaattttataccaaaatccatttggtccattaatttgcatgcacttttaaagccatttctgcccaatgttgcatatacacaagagGGACCAACTGTGTATACCAACACCTGTGggttggacaaaaatgggttaa is a window of Tiliqua scincoides isolate rTilSci1 chromosome 5, rTilSci1.hap2, whole genome shotgun sequence DNA encoding:
- the LOC136651866 gene encoding trans-1,2-dihydrobenzene-1,2-diol dehydrogenase-like — translated: MVATRWGICSAGKIAHDFLVALRTLPPEDHKVMAIASQDLSRAQEYAKTHGIPKAYGSYAELAEDPDVDVVHIGTIHPYHLSSTLLFIQAGKNVLCEKPMGMNAAEVATMVEAAREKKVFFMEGLWTRFFPASEKIHSLLSQGSIGDVIVLQAEFGSPQLSVPRCVEKELGGGGLLDIGCYCVQFACMVFNGEKPESILASGFLHDTGVDTTVSIILNYSGKRQAILTCTMTAKMPNRASIIGTKGMIEIPSHFWCPTEVVVNGQHEEFPLTPPPQKLHFLNSTGLRYEAEHVRQCLLRGLKESPILTHAYSKLVNSILDEARRQVGVSYPQDKA